The Astatotilapia calliptera chromosome 17, fAstCal1.2, whole genome shotgun sequence genome has a segment encoding these proteins:
- the LOC113008821 gene encoding shaker-related potassium channel tsha2: MTVVPAENLDETVALAALSAQDACEPERADSQDCCERVVINISGLRFETQLKTLAQFPATLLGDPRKRMRFFDPLRNEYFFDRNRPSFDAILYYYQSGGRLRRPVNVPVDIFMEEIKFYELGEEVIENFKDDEGFIKEEERPLPENEFQRQVWLLFEYPESSGPARGIAIVSVLVILISIVIFCMETLPEFREEARTFDEHLAANGTVRAKKPNPFTDPFFIVETLCIIWFSFELLVRFLACPSKAAFFKNIMNTIDIVAIMPYFITLGLELAEHQGNGQQAMSLAILRVIRLVRVFRIFKLSRHSKGLQILGKTLQASMRELGLLIFFLFIGVILFSSAVYFAETDDPHSGFSSIPDAFWWAVVSMTTVGYGDMCPVTIGGKIVGSLCAIAGVLTIALPVPVIVSNFNYFYHRETEHEEQFQYTHVTCGQQQPAFGEFRKSDSRSSLSKSEFLGSEDADSIKYTNCSPHKAHSGKLTDV, from the coding sequence ATGACGGTGGTGCCCGCGGAGAACCTGGACGAGACCGTAGCGCTGGCCGCGCTGTCGGCACAGGACGCGTGCGAGCCGGAGCGCGCGGACAGCCAGGACTGCTGCGAACGCGTGGTCATCAACATCTCCGGGCTGCGCTTCGAGACGCAGCTGAAGACGCTCGCGCAGTTTCCCGCCACGCTGCTGGGAGACCCGCGGAAGAGGATGCGCTTCTTCGACCCGCTGAGGAACGAGTACTTCTTCGACCGGAACCGGCCCAGCTTCGACGCCATCCTCTACTACTACCAGTCCGGGGGCCGGCTCCGGAGACCCGTCAACGTGCCGGTGGACATCTTCATGGAGGAGATCAAGTTCTACGAGCTTGGAGAGGAGGTGATCGAGAATTTTAAGGATGACGAGGGCTTCATTAAGGAGGAGGAGCGCCCGCTGCCCGAGAACGAGTTTCAGCGGCAGGTCTGGCTCCTGTTCGAGTACCCAGAGAGCTCCGGACCCGCCAGGGGCATCGCCATCGTCTCGGTCCTGGTCATTCTCATCTCCATCGTGATCTTCTGCATGGAGACGTTACCGGAGTTCCGCGAGGAGGCCAGGACGTTTGACGAGCACCTGGCAGCGAACGGAACAGTGCGCGCAAAGAAACCGAACCCTTTCACGGACCCGTTCTTCATCGTAGAGACGCTTTGCATCATCTGGTTTTCATTTGAGCTGCTGGTTAGATTCCTCGCGTGCCCCAGCAAGGCCGCCTTCTTCAAGAACATCATGAACACCATCGACATCGTGGCCATCATGCCCTACTTCATCACGCTGGGACTGGAGCTCGCGGAGCACCAAGGGAACGGCCAGCAGGCCATGTCTCTGGCCATCCTCAGGGTCATCCGCCTGGTACGGGTTTTCCGCATCTTCAAACTGTCCAGACACTCCAAAGGACTGCAGATTCTCGGGAAGACGCTGCAGGCCAGCATGCGCGAGCTCGGACTGCttatcttcttcctcttcatcgGAGTCATCCTCTTCTCCAGCGCTGTGTACTTCGCGGAGACCGACGACCCGCACTCGGGCTTCAGCAGCATCCCGGACGCGTTCTGGTGGGCTGTGGTCTCCATGACGACAGTGGGCTACGGGGACATGTGCCCGGTCACCATTGGGGGGAAGATCGTGGGCTCTTTGTGCGCTATCGCCGGCGTGCTGACCATCGCGCTGCCGGTCCCCGTCATCGTGTCCAACTTCAACTACTTCTACCACCGGGAGACGGAGCATGAGGAGCAGTTCCAGTACACGCACGTGACCTGCGGACAGCAACAGCCGGCTTTCGGAGAATTCAGGAAGAGCGACAGCAGGTCGAGCCTGTCCAAGTCCGAGTTTCTGGGCAGCGAGGACGCGGACTCCATTAAATACACCAACTGCAGCCCGCACAAAGCCCACAGCGGCAAACTCACCGACGTCTGA